Proteins encoded within one genomic window of Actinoplanes octamycinicus:
- a CDS encoding alpha/beta fold hydrolase has protein sequence MSAERIVLVGGLWLDSSVWTEVVVQLAERGRDAVPVHLPADRDTTLADQLAAVLAAIDDAPGRVVVAGHSAACALAWLAADARPDRVARVALIGGWPRPDGAGYADWFPIADGVMPFPGWTPFEGADAADLDEPRRQAFVAASVPVPEAVARGAVRYTSDRRFDVPVTLICPEYTPAQAREWLDAGDLPELPKVKHLDMLDLDSGHWPMLTRPAELATLLATL, from the coding sequence ATGAGTGCTGAACGAATCGTTCTCGTCGGTGGCCTGTGGCTGGACTCCTCGGTCTGGACCGAGGTGGTCGTCCAGCTGGCCGAGCGCGGCCGCGACGCGGTGCCGGTGCACCTGCCCGCCGACCGCGACACCACCCTGGCCGACCAGCTGGCCGCGGTCCTGGCCGCGATCGACGACGCCCCGGGCCGGGTGGTGGTGGCCGGCCATTCCGCCGCCTGCGCCCTGGCCTGGCTGGCCGCCGACGCCCGCCCCGACCGCGTCGCCCGGGTCGCCCTGATCGGCGGCTGGCCCCGCCCGGACGGCGCCGGCTACGCCGACTGGTTCCCGATCGCCGACGGCGTCATGCCGTTCCCCGGCTGGACCCCGTTCGAGGGTGCCGACGCCGCCGACCTGGACGAACCCCGGCGCCAGGCGTTCGTCGCCGCCTCCGTCCCGGTCCCGGAGGCGGTCGCCCGCGGCGCGGTCCGCTACACCAGCGACCGCCGCTTCGACGTCCCGGTCACCCTGATCTGCCCGGAGTACACCCCGGCCCAGGCCCGCGAGTGGCTCGACGCCGGCGACTTGCCGGAGCTGCCGAAGGTCAAGCACCTCGACATGCTCGACCTGGACTCCGGCCACTGGCCCATGCTCACCCGCCCCGCCGAGCTGGCCACCCTGCTCGCCACGCTCTGA
- a CDS encoding histidine phosphatase family protein: MGQFAWLGIVRHGQSIGNIAAAKAERAAAEVIDLAERDADVPLSPTGRHQAQAVAAFLAKQDAPPDLALVSPYLRARQTAELALAGTRIPMLVDERLRDRELGILDLLTNAGVQARFPDEAVRRAHLGKYYYRPPGGENWADVQLRLRSLLRELREDHPGERILLFAHEATVWLIRALAEDLAEPELMALTRSEAIANCSVSSWCGDGVALAPERFNDVAHLEEHGAPPTEQEEVRAEPA, translated from the coding sequence ATGGGGCAGTTCGCGTGGCTGGGCATCGTGCGGCATGGGCAGAGCATCGGCAACATCGCGGCGGCGAAGGCGGAACGCGCCGCCGCCGAGGTGATCGATCTGGCCGAGCGGGACGCGGACGTGCCGCTCTCGCCGACCGGGCGGCACCAGGCGCAGGCGGTCGCCGCGTTCCTGGCCAAGCAGGACGCGCCACCGGACCTGGCGCTGGTGTCGCCCTATCTGCGCGCCCGGCAGACCGCCGAGCTGGCGCTGGCCGGCACCCGGATCCCGATGCTCGTCGACGAACGGCTGCGGGACCGTGAGCTGGGTATCCTCGACCTGCTGACCAACGCCGGCGTGCAGGCCCGGTTCCCGGACGAGGCGGTGCGCCGGGCGCACCTGGGCAAGTACTACTACCGGCCGCCCGGCGGGGAGAACTGGGCCGACGTGCAGCTGCGCCTGCGGTCCCTGCTGCGGGAGCTGCGCGAGGACCACCCGGGCGAGCGCATCCTGCTCTTCGCGCACGAGGCCACCGTCTGGCTGATCCGGGCGCTCGCCGAGGACCTGGCCGAGCCGGAGCTGATGGCGCTGACCCGCAGCGAGGCGATCGCCAACTGCTCGGTCAGCTCCTGGTGCGGCGACGGGGTCGCGCTGGCGCCGGAACGCTTCAACGACGTCGCGCACCTGGAGGAGCACGGCGCGCCGCCGACCGAACAGGAGGAAGTCCGTGCCGAACCGGCCTGA
- a CDS encoding STAS domain-containing protein has product MNRSDATAPAHDLAWRVAAETAGPVRLAVTGELDREETGRFHDAIATILAEHPGRPIAIDARGLRFLDAAGIRTLLTCHERAARAGCPLTISHASRIVHDLLWITRLLETFGDPRISDDLLG; this is encoded by the coding sequence GTGAACCGATCCGATGCCACCGCGCCGGCGCACGACCTGGCCTGGCGGGTGGCCGCCGAGACGGCCGGGCCGGTGCGGCTGGCCGTGACCGGCGAGCTCGACCGGGAGGAGACCGGCCGGTTCCACGACGCGATCGCCACCATCCTGGCCGAGCACCCGGGCCGGCCGATCGCGATCGACGCGCGCGGCCTGCGGTTCCTCGACGCGGCCGGGATCCGGACGCTGCTCACCTGTCACGAGCGGGCCGCCCGGGCCGGCTGCCCGCTGACGATCAGCCACGCCAGCCGGATCGTGCACGATCTGCTATGGATCACCCGGCTGCTGGAGACCTTCGGCGATCCGCGGATTAGTGATGATCTTCTTGGGTAA
- a CDS encoding L-type lectin-domain containing protein yields the protein MTASPAVADVEYPDFGAAGTLSLNGSAAVVRTGPGRVPVLRLTGGGYQQMGSAWAAERVDLTKSFDTTFEVLLDGRARGADGIAFVLQASGPRALGGWGGGLGYRGLKRSVAVEFDDYRNAPDPNDNHIGLVVNNNPDHHLVTAESPVPLFGAPFRARVVYDGVSHRLRAYLGGPGGEAEPHLVLDRTVDLSRQIGAAAAWAGFTGSTGYVRSTQDILSWSLTTSGNGR from the coding sequence ATGACCGCGAGTCCGGCGGTGGCCGATGTCGAATACCCGGACTTCGGCGCCGCCGGGACGCTGAGCCTGAACGGTTCGGCGGCGGTGGTCCGCACCGGTCCCGGCCGGGTGCCGGTGCTGCGCCTGACCGGTGGCGGCTACCAGCAGATGGGCTCGGCCTGGGCGGCCGAGCGGGTGGACCTCACCAAGTCCTTCGACACGACGTTCGAGGTGTTGCTGGACGGCCGGGCGCGGGGTGCCGACGGCATCGCGTTCGTGCTGCAGGCGTCCGGGCCGCGGGCGCTCGGCGGCTGGGGCGGCGGGCTCGGATATCGCGGCCTGAAACGGAGTGTCGCGGTCGAATTCGACGATTACCGGAATGCGCCGGATCCGAATGACAATCACATCGGGCTGGTGGTGAACAACAATCCTGATCATCACCTGGTCACCGCCGAGTCGCCGGTTCCGCTGTTCGGCGCGCCGTTCCGGGCCCGGGTCGTCTACGACGGGGTGAGCCACCGTCTGCGGGCCTATCTGGGCGGGCCCGGCGGCGAGGCGGAACCGCACCTGGTCCTGGACCGGACCGTCGACCTGAGCCGCCAGATCGGCGCGGCGGCGGCCTGGGCCGGCTTCACCGGCTCGACCGGGTACGTCCGCTCGACCCAGGACATCCTGTCGTGGTCACTGACCACGTCCGGGAACGGCCGATAG
- a CDS encoding zinc-dependent alcohol dehydrogenase, producing the protein MKALQWQGVNKLAVGTVPDPQLRNPGDIIVKVARTVTCGSDLHLLGGYIPFMEKGDVIGHEFLGEVIEVGPDVRNHRVGDRVVVSSFISCGNCWYCDQKLYSLCDNGNTNPAITETLWGHAPSGCFGYSHAMGGNAGSHAEYIRVPFADVGAFTVPDGVSDERALFASDSASTGWMGADLSGVKPGDVVAVWGAGAVGQMAARAAVLLGAERVIVIDRLDNRLRQVEQHVGAETLNYEKTDVAGELRERSGGRGPDVCIEAVGMEAHAPGPQFAYDQIKMQLRLQTDRPIAVREAIHACRKGGSVFVLGVYAGFVDKFPLGALMNKGLTVRGAQMHGQRYIPMLLDRMAKGELVTEHLATHVLPLDRAPEGYRLFKEKEDDCVRAVFLP; encoded by the coding sequence GTGAAGGCGTTGCAGTGGCAGGGCGTCAACAAGCTCGCCGTCGGCACGGTCCCGGACCCGCAGCTGCGCAACCCGGGCGACATCATCGTCAAGGTGGCCCGGACCGTGACCTGCGGTTCCGACCTGCACCTGCTCGGCGGCTACATCCCGTTCATGGAGAAGGGCGACGTGATCGGGCACGAGTTCCTCGGCGAGGTGATCGAGGTCGGGCCGGACGTGCGCAACCACCGGGTCGGCGACCGGGTGGTGGTCTCCTCGTTCATCTCCTGCGGCAACTGCTGGTACTGCGACCAGAAGCTCTACTCGCTGTGCGACAACGGCAACACCAACCCGGCGATCACCGAGACGCTGTGGGGGCACGCGCCCAGCGGCTGCTTCGGATACTCGCACGCGATGGGCGGCAACGCCGGCAGCCACGCCGAGTACATCCGGGTGCCGTTCGCCGACGTCGGCGCGTTCACCGTGCCGGACGGGGTCAGCGACGAGCGGGCGCTGTTCGCCTCCGACTCGGCGTCGACCGGCTGGATGGGCGCCGACCTGTCCGGGGTCAAGCCCGGTGACGTGGTCGCGGTCTGGGGCGCCGGCGCGGTCGGGCAGATGGCCGCCCGGGCCGCGGTGCTGCTCGGCGCCGAGCGGGTGATCGTCATCGACCGGCTGGACAACCGGCTGCGGCAGGTGGAGCAGCACGTCGGCGCGGAGACACTGAACTACGAGAAGACCGACGTGGCCGGCGAGCTGCGGGAACGCAGCGGCGGGCGGGGACCGGACGTCTGCATCGAGGCGGTCGGCATGGAGGCGCACGCGCCCGGCCCACAGTTCGCCTACGACCAGATCAAGATGCAGCTGCGGCTGCAGACCGACCGGCCGATCGCGGTCCGCGAGGCGATCCACGCCTGCCGCAAGGGCGGCTCGGTGTTCGTCCTCGGCGTCTACGCCGGCTTCGTCGACAAGTTCCCGCTCGGCGCCCTGATGAACAAGGGCTTGACGGTACGCGGCGCGCAGATGCACGGGCAGCGCTACATCCCGATGCTGCTGGACCGGATGGCCAAGGGCGAGCTGGTGACCGAGCACCTGGCCACGCACGTGCTGCCGCTGGACCGGGCGCCGGAGGGCTACCGCCTGTTCAAGGAGAAGGAGGACGACTGCGTCCGCGCCGTCTTCCTGCCGTAG
- a CDS encoding BatC protein, with amino-acid sequence MGLSDQEIISSDPDGLNGEGPADGGANPTGHDGGADGGAGNEGPADGGANPNAVDGGADGGASGEGPADGGANPGGHDGGADGPAA; translated from the coding sequence ATGGGACTCAGTGATCAGGAAATCATCAGCTCCGACCCGGACGGCCTGAACGGCGAAGGTCCGGCTGACGGCGGCGCCAACCCGACCGGCCACGACGGCGGCGCGGACGGCGGCGCGGGTAACGAGGGTCCGGCCGACGGCGGCGCGAACCCGAACGCGGTGGACGGCGGCGCCGACGGTGGCGCCTCCGGTGAGGGACCGGCCGACGGCGGGGCGAACCCGGGCGGCCACGACGGCGGCGCCGACGGCCCGGCGGCCTGA
- a CDS encoding cupin domain-containing protein, protein MTALAQVVAVGRDEFAATYWGRAPLLSRAADLGGPAGFTGLLSSAAVDELLSRRGLRTPFLRVAKQGKVLPHQRYTGGGGAGAEIADQVHDEQVMRLFADGATLVLQGLHRLWPPIVGLADRLGAELCRPLQVNAYLTPPDSQGFATHYDTHDVFVLQAEGEKRWCVHPPVLPDPLEEQPWGGRADEVAATAEGEPALDVVLRPGDALYLPRGWLHSARAQGSRSLHLTVGIRGLTRYALVEELLTAAAGDARLRASLPYGKDLTDPETVAAELTATIDALRSWLTTADPAAIAGRLRERTWPQARPAPLSPLAQLDFAAALTPHHEIRLRPGLRWTLERSGDQVVLRLNGRSLRLPDSCEAALRLALDGRVHRVGELPLPDDADRLVLARRLLKEGVAVPGD, encoded by the coding sequence ATGACCGCGCTCGCCCAGGTGGTCGCGGTCGGCCGGGATGAGTTCGCGGCCACCTACTGGGGGCGGGCGCCCCTGCTGTCCCGGGCCGCCGACCTCGGCGGCCCGGCCGGCTTCACCGGTCTGCTCTCCTCGGCCGCGGTCGACGAGCTGCTGAGCCGGCGCGGGCTGCGCACCCCGTTCCTGCGGGTCGCCAAGCAGGGCAAGGTGCTGCCCCACCAGCGCTACACCGGAGGTGGCGGGGCCGGCGCCGAGATCGCCGACCAGGTCCACGACGAGCAGGTGATGCGCCTCTTCGCGGACGGCGCCACCCTGGTCCTGCAAGGGTTGCACCGGCTCTGGCCGCCGATCGTCGGCCTGGCCGACCGGCTGGGCGCCGAACTGTGCCGCCCGCTGCAGGTCAACGCGTATCTGACACCCCCGGACAGCCAGGGCTTCGCCACCCACTACGACACCCACGACGTCTTCGTGCTGCAGGCCGAGGGGGAGAAGCGCTGGTGCGTGCACCCGCCGGTGCTCCCCGATCCGCTGGAGGAGCAGCCGTGGGGCGGGCGCGCCGACGAGGTGGCCGCCACCGCCGAGGGCGAACCGGCCCTGGACGTGGTGCTGCGCCCCGGCGACGCGCTCTACCTGCCACGCGGGTGGCTGCACTCGGCCCGCGCGCAGGGCTCCCGCTCGCTGCACCTGACCGTCGGGATCCGCGGGCTGACCCGGTACGCCCTGGTCGAGGAGCTGCTCACGGCGGCGGCCGGCGACGCCCGGCTGCGGGCGAGCCTGCCGTACGGAAAAGATCTCACCGACCCGGAGACCGTCGCCGCCGAGCTCACCGCGACCATCGACGCGCTCCGCTCCTGGCTGACCACCGCGGACCCGGCGGCGATCGCCGGACGTCTCCGCGAACGGACCTGGCCACAGGCGCGCCCGGCGCCGCTCAGCCCGCTCGCCCAGCTCGACTTCGCCGCGGCCCTCACCCCGCACCACGAGATCAGGCTGCGGCCCGGGCTGCGCTGGACCCTGGAACGCTCCGGCGACCAGGTGGTCCTGCGGCTCAACGGGCGGAGTCTGCGGCTTCCGGACTCCTGCGAGGCGGCGCTGCGCCTGGCCCTCGACGGGCGGGTGCACCGGGTCGGCGAGCTGCCGCTGCCGGACGACGCGGACCGCCTGGTGCTGGCCCGCCGCCTGCTCAAGGAAGGGGTGGCCGTCCCAGGTGACTGA
- a CDS encoding helix-turn-helix transcriptional regulator yields MPTGSSPTARALRTLEILQARPGTTAEQLAAALDVTERAARRYVEILREAGIPVESVRGPYGGYRLGRGTRLPPVVFTEEQALGLVMAVLDASTADELVGEALGKVIRALPEGVGRQAAALRAYAAIAPDPRAARTDPATASALVAAVAERRRVIVAYRRASGEELDAEVDPWAVVVRYGRWYLLCHSHRADAIRTYRIDRIRAVHRTPHRFVPPDGLDPVAALEQNLGKGWRFTTRVRFHAPIEQVAPWIRPPMGTLAADRDRCVLTGSTRNPAMYAQEWLAAVPIDFTVEEGPELRAAVAVVAERFRRAIGEVAGPAGG; encoded by the coding sequence GTGCCGACCGGTTCCAGTCCCACCGCGCGGGCGCTGCGCACCCTGGAGATCCTGCAGGCGCGGCCCGGGACGACGGCCGAGCAGCTGGCCGCCGCCCTCGACGTGACCGAGCGGGCCGCCCGGCGCTATGTGGAGATCCTGCGCGAGGCCGGGATCCCGGTCGAGTCGGTGCGCGGGCCGTACGGCGGGTATCGGCTGGGCCGCGGCACCCGGCTGCCGCCGGTCGTGTTCACCGAGGAGCAGGCGCTCGGCCTGGTGATGGCGGTGCTCGACGCCAGCACCGCCGACGAGCTGGTCGGCGAGGCGCTCGGGAAGGTGATCCGGGCGCTGCCGGAGGGGGTGGGACGGCAGGCGGCGGCACTTCGGGCGTACGCCGCCATCGCTCCGGACCCCCGGGCGGCCCGGACCGATCCGGCGACCGCGAGTGCTCTGGTCGCGGCCGTCGCCGAACGGCGGCGGGTGATCGTCGCCTATCGCCGGGCGAGCGGCGAGGAACTCGACGCCGAGGTCGACCCGTGGGCGGTCGTGGTCCGCTACGGCCGGTGGTACCTGCTGTGTCACTCGCACCGGGCGGACGCGATCCGCACCTACCGCATCGACCGGATCCGCGCGGTCCACCGGACGCCGCACCGGTTCGTCCCGCCGGACGGCCTGGACCCGGTCGCCGCCCTGGAGCAGAACCTGGGGAAGGGCTGGCGGTTCACCACCCGGGTCCGGTTCCACGCGCCGATCGAGCAGGTGGCGCCGTGGATCCGGCCGCCGATGGGCACGCTGGCCGCGGACCGGGACCGGTGTGTGCTGACCGGCAGCACCCGCAACCCGGCGATGTACGCCCAGGAGTGGCTGGCCGCCGTCCCGATCGACTTCACCGTCGAGGAGGGCCCGGAGCTGCGCGCCGCCGTCGCCGTCGTGGCCGAGCGGTTCCGCCGCGCGATCGGCGAGGTTGCCGGGCCCGCGGGTGGGTAA
- a CDS encoding MFS transporter, with translation MNLTATVTGRGLLPLLLLGNVAMYTVYLGIGGVLVPAQVAAIDPAHKVTSLGLVAGVSAVFATLVNPIAGALSDRTGRRNPWILGGGLAALGVFALLGHAGTVLLVAVGWCLGQAAMNVYQAALTAVVPDRVPASRRGAASAVVGLGVPIGGTLGVAVASATVGTPSTGYLILGVIVAGAALVFTRLAPERPAPVEGRHPGLGEQVRVFLSCLAHHDFRWAFIGRALLVLGYFTVSAYQLYLLTDHIRLPAGLSPAAAVAVLTPISMGAMALATVAGGVLSDRLGRRKIFIGISAGLAGLVMLIPLVSPTWTGMLLFGGLNGLAFGCFMAVDTALVTLVLPRAEDAARDLGVLNVANAGPQIIAPFVASVIVTTAGYGSLFLIGGALSVLGALAVIPVRSVR, from the coding sequence ATGAATCTCACCGCAACCGTCACCGGGCGCGGCCTGCTTCCGCTGCTGCTGCTCGGCAACGTCGCCATGTACACCGTCTACCTGGGCATCGGCGGCGTGCTGGTGCCCGCTCAGGTGGCGGCCATCGACCCGGCGCACAAGGTGACCAGCCTCGGCCTGGTCGCCGGGGTCAGCGCCGTCTTCGCCACACTCGTCAACCCGATCGCCGGGGCGCTCTCCGACCGCACCGGCCGGCGCAACCCCTGGATCCTCGGCGGCGGCCTGGCCGCGCTGGGCGTCTTCGCCCTGCTCGGGCACGCCGGCACCGTGCTGCTGGTCGCCGTCGGCTGGTGCCTGGGCCAGGCCGCGATGAACGTCTACCAGGCCGCGCTCACCGCGGTGGTCCCGGACCGGGTGCCGGCCAGCCGCCGCGGCGCCGCCTCCGCCGTGGTCGGGCTCGGCGTGCCGATCGGCGGCACGCTCGGGGTCGCCGTCGCCTCGGCCACGGTCGGCACGCCGAGCACCGGATACTTGATCCTCGGTGTGATCGTCGCGGGCGCGGCACTGGTCTTCACCCGGCTGGCCCCGGAGCGGCCCGCCCCGGTCGAGGGCCGTCACCCCGGCCTCGGCGAGCAGGTCCGGGTCTTCCTGTCCTGCCTGGCCCACCACGACTTCCGGTGGGCGTTCATCGGGCGGGCGCTGCTGGTGCTCGGCTACTTCACGGTGAGCGCGTACCAGCTCTACCTGCTCACCGACCACATCCGGCTGCCGGCCGGCCTCAGCCCGGCCGCCGCGGTCGCGGTGCTCACCCCGATCTCGATGGGCGCCATGGCACTCGCCACGGTGGCCGGCGGGGTGCTCTCCGACCGGCTCGGCCGTCGCAAGATCTTCATCGGGATCTCCGCCGGGCTGGCCGGCCTGGTCATGCTGATCCCGCTGGTCAGCCCCACCTGGACCGGCATGCTGCTGTTCGGCGGGCTGAACGGGCTCGCCTTCGGCTGCTTCATGGCGGTCGACACGGCGCTGGTCACCCTGGTCCTGCCCCGCGCCGAGGACGCCGCCCGCGACCTCGGCGTGCTGAACGTCGCCAACGCCGGCCCGCAGATCATCGCGCCCTTCGTCGCCTCGGTGATCGTCACGACGGCCGGTTACGGCTCGCTCTTCCTGATCGGCGGTGCACTCTCGGTGCTGGGCGCGCTCGCCGTCATCCCCGTCCGCAGCGTCCGATAG
- a CDS encoding NAD-dependent epimerase/dehydratase family protein, producing the protein MRIVVTGASGNIGTALLDRLAAHDEVSEIAGIARRVPPVDAGPPYDRVAWHRLDVAGSGAAAQLAAIFRGAAAVVHLAWHIVGGHDRRAQARTNRVGSTAVLAAAIQAGVPQLVHLSSAAVYSPRTGDVVVPESWPRRGCERSAYSRDKVAVEDLLDRVEAERPGLRIARIRPPAVLQPAAAGDLARLALGRVAPLARPVGARALVLPLPAGATMQVAAAPDVADLVTRAVLARAAGPFNVADPPVLTARVLARLLGGRHLPAPRPVVRGLLGAAWALGLQPLDASWADLLLDTPLLDCSRAEAVLGWRPRHDARLTVLATRRAIAGGVGTASPRLRPAGR; encoded by the coding sequence ATGCGGATCGTGGTGACCGGGGCGAGCGGCAACATCGGCACCGCCCTGCTGGACCGGCTCGCCGCCCACGACGAGGTCAGCGAGATCGCCGGGATCGCCCGCCGGGTGCCGCCGGTCGACGCCGGGCCGCCCTACGACCGGGTCGCCTGGCACCGGCTGGACGTGGCCGGTTCGGGCGCCGCCGCTCAGCTGGCCGCGATCTTCCGGGGCGCCGCCGCCGTGGTGCACCTGGCCTGGCACATCGTCGGCGGCCACGACCGGCGGGCGCAGGCGCGCACCAACCGGGTGGGCTCCACGGCCGTGCTGGCCGCCGCGATCCAGGCCGGGGTGCCGCAACTGGTCCACCTCTCCTCGGCGGCGGTCTACTCGCCGCGGACCGGGGACGTCGTGGTCCCGGAGAGCTGGCCGCGGCGGGGCTGCGAACGGTCCGCCTACAGCCGGGACAAGGTGGCCGTGGAGGACCTGCTGGACCGGGTCGAGGCGGAGCGGCCGGGCCTGCGGATCGCCCGGATCCGGCCGCCCGCGGTGCTGCAGCCGGCGGCCGCCGGTGACCTGGCCCGGCTGGCGCTGGGCCGGGTGGCGCCGCTGGCCCGGCCGGTCGGCGCGCGGGCGCTGGTGCTGCCGCTGCCGGCCGGGGCGACCATGCAGGTCGCGGCGGCCCCGGACGTCGCCGACCTGGTGACGCGGGCGGTGCTGGCCCGGGCGGCGGGTCCGTTCAACGTGGCGGACCCGCCGGTGCTGACCGCCCGGGTGCTGGCCCGGCTGCTCGGTGGGCGGCACCTGCCGGCGCCGCGCCCGGTGGTGCGTGGGCTGCTCGGCGCCGCGTGGGCGCTGGGGCTGCAACCGCTCGACGCGTCCTGGGCCGACCTGCTGCTGGACACTCCCCTGCTGGACTGTTCCCGGGCCGAGGCCGTGCTGGGCTGGCGGCCACGGCACGACGCGCGGCTCACGGTGCTGGCGACCCGGCGGGCGATCGCCGGGGGCGTGGGCACGGCGAGCCCGCGGCTGCGCCCGGCCGGCCGCTGA
- a CDS encoding NAD(P)H-hydrate dehydratase, with amino-acid sequence MPNRPEIITPRLLREWPLPDPQGGKEARGTVLVVGGSRFNPGAVLLAGEAALRAGAGRLQLAVADETAIPLSIAVPEAKVVGFPSGGEPLPEQVTELAAKADVILIGPGLDDIEQTDALLRQVLGAAGPETGVALDAYALGALSKDPSLLRQQRAVLTPNLTEAEHLLGRAPGDDLGAASLALAEKYRAVVSLFGHIADPAGGLWREESADVGLGTSGSGDVRAGIVAGLLGRGAEPAQAACWAAFAHAVSGQRLAPRHGRTGFLARELVGEVAFTLATV; translated from the coding sequence GTGCCGAACCGGCCTGAGATCATCACCCCACGGTTGCTGCGCGAGTGGCCGCTGCCCGATCCGCAGGGCGGCAAGGAGGCCCGCGGCACGGTGCTGGTGGTCGGCGGGTCCCGGTTCAACCCGGGCGCGGTGCTGCTGGCCGGTGAGGCGGCGCTGCGGGCCGGGGCCGGGCGGCTGCAGCTCGCGGTCGCCGACGAGACCGCGATCCCGCTGAGCATCGCGGTCCCGGAGGCCAAGGTGGTCGGTTTCCCGTCCGGTGGCGAGCCGCTGCCGGAGCAGGTGACCGAGCTGGCCGCGAAGGCCGACGTGATCCTGATCGGGCCCGGCCTGGACGACATCGAGCAGACCGACGCGCTGCTGCGGCAGGTGCTCGGCGCGGCCGGCCCGGAGACCGGGGTGGCCCTGGACGCCTACGCGCTGGGCGCGCTGAGCAAGGATCCGTCGCTGCTGCGTCAGCAGCGTGCGGTGCTCACCCCGAACCTGACCGAGGCCGAGCACCTGCTGGGCCGGGCGCCGGGCGACGACCTGGGCGCGGCCAGCCTGGCGCTGGCCGAGAAGTATCGGGCGGTGGTCTCGCTCTTCGGCCACATCGCCGACCCGGCCGGCGGCCTGTGGCGGGAGGAGAGCGCCGACGTCGGGCTGGGCACCTCGGGCAGCGGCGACGTCCGCGCCGGGATCGTCGCCGGGCTGCTGGGCCGCGGCGCCGAGCCGGCCCAGGCGGCATGCTGGGCGGCCTTCGCCCACGCGGTCAGCGGGCAGCGCCTCGCGCCGCGCCACGGCCGCACCGGCTTCCTGGCCCGGGAGCTGGTCGGCGAGGTCGCTTTCACCCTTGCCACCGTCTGA
- a CDS encoding LacI family DNA-binding transcriptional regulator: MSGRPDPARATSADVARLAGVSRATVSFVLNDTEPGRVSDATRARVRAAAEQLGYVSNAAARALRAGRSNLVLMPATQAAIGRLVSDWLDDLQQALHEYGYTLVLHGGRGAGPVEVARAWAEMRPAAVLAPVPGLTPAAVELLHTAGVRAVIATGGEPVPGAHTLIFRQEELGRLAAAHLIERGRRRLAVLMPGERGLDAFAAERLAGVRLAAEGQGVEVTPVPLRYDWDDALALARSWPGFDGVFGYNDDYALLLVRALQEVGLEVPGAVAVAGADDLLPGRIARPALTSVRIDLSGAGELAALVHRLIEEPAEAGVVDTVRMQLIVRDST; encoded by the coding sequence ATGTCCGGACGCCCCGATCCCGCCCGCGCCACCAGCGCCGACGTCGCGCGCCTGGCCGGGGTCTCGCGCGCCACCGTGTCGTTCGTCCTCAACGACACCGAGCCCGGCCGGGTCAGCGACGCCACCCGGGCCCGGGTCCGCGCCGCCGCCGAGCAGCTGGGCTATGTCAGCAACGCCGCGGCCCGCGCCCTGCGCGCCGGCCGCAGCAACCTGGTGCTGATGCCGGCCACCCAGGCGGCGATCGGCCGGCTGGTCAGCGACTGGCTCGACGACCTGCAGCAAGCCCTGCACGAGTACGGCTACACGCTGGTCCTGCACGGCGGCCGGGGCGCCGGCCCGGTCGAGGTGGCCCGGGCCTGGGCGGAGATGCGGCCGGCCGCGGTGCTGGCGCCGGTCCCCGGCCTCACCCCGGCCGCCGTCGAGCTGCTGCACACGGCCGGGGTGCGGGCGGTGATCGCGACCGGCGGCGAGCCGGTCCCCGGCGCGCACACGCTGATCTTCCGGCAGGAGGAGCTGGGCCGGCTGGCCGCCGCGCACCTGATCGAGCGCGGCCGGCGCCGGCTGGCCGTCCTGATGCCCGGCGAGCGCGGCCTGGACGCGTTCGCCGCCGAGCGGCTGGCCGGGGTGCGGCTCGCCGCCGAGGGGCAGGGCGTCGAGGTCACCCCGGTGCCGCTGCGCTACGACTGGGACGACGCGCTCGCCCTGGCCCGCTCCTGGCCCGGCTTCGACGGCGTCTTCGGCTACAACGACGACTACGCGCTGCTGCTGGTCCGGGCCCTGCAGGAGGTCGGCCTCGAGGTGCCCGGCGCGGTGGCCGTGGCCGGCGCCGACGACCTGCTGCCGGGCCGGATCGCGCGGCCCGCCCTCACCTCGGTGCGGATCGATCTGAGCGGCGCCGGCGAGCTGGCCGCGCTGGTGCACCGGCTGATCGAGGAGCCGGCCGAGGCCGGCGTGGTGGACACCGTCCGGATGCAGCTGATCGTCCGCGACTCCACCTGA